From Candidatus Nomurabacteria bacterium, one genomic window encodes:
- a CDS encoding MFS transporter, translating to MQSTPSLFNLREINPVIRLFIVSDFFIIGGLGLITPIFALFITDFIQGATIETVGVATAVYLVTRSVGQLPIGILIDRWKGQKDDMIILLIATFGFAIIALLYSMIDTVLELYAVQFIFGLLSAASYPTWYAVFTRSIDEGKEGFEWSAYQTIADFSAAITAAVGSYIAAVFSFDAVFYVMASFSVIGAASLVWASKILLRR from the coding sequence ATGCAAAGCACCCCATCACTTTTCAATTTACGGGAAATTAACCCCGTCATCAGGCTGTTTATTGTTTCTGACTTCTTCATTATTGGCGGTCTCGGCTTGATCACACCTATATTTGCGTTGTTTATCACAGATTTCATTCAGGGGGCGACAATTGAAACAGTTGGTGTTGCGACAGCTGTCTACCTTGTTACTCGTAGTGTTGGACAATTACCGATCGGCATCTTGATCGATCGATGGAAAGGGCAGAAGGATGACATGATCATTCTACTCATTGCCACGTTTGGCTTTGCAATTATTGCGCTTCTCTACAGCATGATCGATACAGTACTCGAGCTTTACGCTGTCCAATTCATTTTTGGTCTTCTATCTGCAGCATCGTACCCAACCTGGTATGCAGTATTCACAAGGTCAATTGATGAGGGGAAAGAGGGTTTTGAGTGGAGCGCGTACCAGACCATTGCCGATTTCAGCGCAGCGATCACCGCAGCAGTTGGCAGCTACATTGCAGCGGTCTTTAGTTTTGATGCTGTATTTTACGTCATGGCTTCTTTCTCTGTTATTGGCGCTGCCTCACTGGTCTGGGCAAGTAAGATTCTGCTGCGACGGTGA
- a CDS encoding helix-turn-helix domain-containing protein, whose protein sequence is MVRNQEKYDQALQLRKRGFTLQEIAKYCDISKSTASKWLQNKAFSDHVTKQNRKRAGADNAKRLQLVNKARGGERKARYAEAARSAAVEYKHYKKDPLFMAGLTVYLSIGDTKDQRSIRLSSARMPAHAVFVRFAREYLGIEKSRVHIWLQLYHGQSEEVCMKKWRTVTTLPYSQFYKNQVINSTASKKTLHYGVGNTIIGSTVLKRKLTEWVKLAEKELIK, encoded by the coding sequence ATGGTTCGAAATCAGGAGAAATACGATCAAGCGCTGCAATTACGTAAGCGCGGTTTTACTCTACAAGAGATAGCAAAGTACTGCGATATCTCTAAGTCTACTGCCTCAAAATGGTTGCAAAATAAGGCTTTTTCGGATCATGTTACTAAGCAAAATAGGAAACGCGCCGGTGCTGATAATGCCAAGCGACTACAATTAGTGAACAAAGCTCGTGGTGGAGAACGCAAGGCTCGCTACGCCGAAGCTGCGCGTTCCGCTGCAGTCGAGTATAAGCACTACAAAAAGGATCCACTTTTCATGGCTGGACTAACGGTGTACCTATCTATCGGAGATACGAAGGATCAGCGGTCCATTCGTCTCTCGAGTGCGAGAATGCCAGCACATGCTGTGTTCGTACGGTTTGCTAGAGAATATTTAGGTATAGAAAAGAGTAGGGTCCACATCTGGCTACAGCTCTATCATGGTCAAAGTGAAGAGGTGTGCATGAAGAAGTGGCGTACTGTCACCACGCTTCCCTACAGTCAGTTTTATAAAAATCAGGTTATTAACTCCACTGCCTCTAAGAAAACATTGCATTATGGCGTTGGAAATACTATAATCGGCAGCACAGTTTTAAAGCGTAAGCTCACTGAGTGGGTAAAGCTTGCAGAAAAAGAACTGATAAAATAA
- a CDS encoding YraN family protein, whose amino-acid sequence MKQGDKRGARNQIGAYGEKLAENYLLKRGFAILDTNYLKKWGEIDIVARETGENGMTVRFVEVKTVSYETMSALQAAISRGTWRPEENVHPRKIQRINRAIESWVMEHEYGGDWEIDVISVRIVPREKYGTIKYIPNIIL is encoded by the coding sequence ATGAAACAAGGAGATAAGCGAGGAGCAAGGAATCAGATCGGTGCATATGGAGAGAAACTCGCTGAGAATTACCTTTTAAAAAGAGGCTTTGCTATTTTGGATACAAATTATCTTAAAAAATGGGGTGAAATTGATATTGTTGCACGTGAAACTGGTGAAAATGGTATGACTGTAAGGTTTGTTGAGGTAAAAACAGTTTCATATGAAACAATGTCTGCACTACAGGCAGCTATTTCACGTGGAACGTGGCGTCCGGAAGAAAATGTGCATCCTAGGAAGATTCAGCGCATAAATCGAGCGATTGAGAGTTGGGTCATGGAACATGAGTATGGTGGCGACTGGGAAATCGACGTTATTTCGGTTCGAATTGTTCCACGTGAAAAATACGGTACTATAAAATACATTCCAAACATTATTTTGTAG
- a CDS encoding 4a-hydroxytetrahydrobiopterin dehydratase, with protein sequence MKQVLILSESVITEALTNLSDWRLEDGKLMAEFTLPDFDTAIELVNKVAAVSREMDHHPLMTNVYNRLLFSLSTHGVGDRVTQLDLDLAHRISLLINEDITQ encoded by the coding sequence ATGAAACAAGTACTAATTCTTTCAGAATCAGTGATCACTGAAGCATTGACCAATTTGTCTGACTGGCGCCTCGAAGACGGTAAGCTTATGGCAGAGTTTACACTGCCGGATTTTGACACTGCAATTGAGCTTGTGAACAAAGTAGCAGCAGTTTCACGTGAAATGGACCATCATCCACTTATGACCAATGTGTATAATCGTTTGCTTTTCTCATTATCCACGCATGGGGTGGGAGATAGAGTGACTCAGCTTGATCTTGATCTAGCACATCGAATCTCTCTGCTGATCAATGAGGATATCACGCAGTAG
- a CDS encoding magnesium transporter CorA family protein — MITYFFRTLKDAEFKEISELRNGVWIHAESPSEAELLDLAKRLELDVAILEDARDFFEVPRLERSHGVTYFFTRYPYNEPTEDIDTAPLLIVMGETFVLTITLRPVPQFDAILKGKIEVHTTQKTKLFIQLMEVITLSFERQLISLRRAVHKDRAELRAIGNKEIVRFVNYEHRLNDMVAALLPTNVALQQVMHGQYFTIREEDKELMDDLRIDNVQAVDSARTLLKTLQNVRSASEAILTNNLNNRIKTLTVLTILLTVPTIVSSLFGMNVPLPLAEQPYAFEVVLLVVAVLVAGGVWYFKKHEWF, encoded by the coding sequence ATGATCACGTACTTTTTTCGCACGTTAAAGGATGCTGAATTTAAGGAAATCAGCGAACTCCGCAATGGAGTATGGATACATGCGGAAAGTCCCTCTGAAGCAGAACTGCTAGATTTGGCGAAACGATTAGAGCTCGATGTGGCCATCTTGGAGGATGCGCGGGACTTCTTCGAAGTCCCGCGCCTCGAGCGCTCACACGGCGTTACGTACTTCTTTACTCGCTATCCGTATAACGAACCAACTGAAGATATCGATACGGCCCCGCTGCTTATCGTGATGGGGGAGACGTTTGTGCTGACGATCACGCTGCGGCCAGTTCCGCAGTTTGATGCTATTTTAAAGGGTAAAATCGAAGTGCATACGACCCAGAAGACCAAGTTATTCATTCAGCTTATGGAAGTTATCACGCTTTCGTTTGAGCGGCAGCTTATTTCACTACGTCGAGCAGTGCATAAGGATCGGGCAGAACTCCGTGCGATCGGTAACAAAGAGATCGTGCGATTTGTAAACTATGAGCATCGGCTCAACGATATGGTAGCCGCGCTTTTGCCGACCAACGTGGCCTTGCAGCAAGTGATGCACGGACAGTATTTTACGATTCGTGAGGAAGATAAAGAGTTAATGGACGACCTCCGTATCGACAATGTGCAGGCAGTTGATTCGGCTCGAACACTTCTAAAGACCCTGCAGAATGTCCGCTCAGCTTCTGAGGCAATTCTGACCAACAATTTGAACAACCGCATTAAGACACTCACAGTATTGACTATCTTGCTCACGGTACCGACGATCGTCTCGTCACTCTTTGGGATGAACGTGCCGTTGCCACTTGCAGAACAGCCGTATGCGTTTGAAGTGGTGCTGCTCGTCGTGGCAGTATTGGTGGCTGGGGGAGTGTGGTACTTTAAGAAACATGAGTGGTTCTGA
- a CDS encoding alpha/beta hydrolase, with product MSGSDMKQQIFYIHGGDAFTNYDDFLQFLRDIPVRDLPGVESKPFWSKTIWEELTAEGYEVFAPSMPNKLNAKYEEWKIWFERHFEYLRDDVILVGWSLGGYFFAKYLAENETPFRIKALFLLAPLFENEAAEGDGDDGGDFAFDTSLAGNLSKQAPKIYLFHSKDDPIVPYRHSEKFAAALPDAEFITFEDKNHFLIEEFPELLVKIKELG from the coding sequence ATGAGTGGTTCTGATATGAAGCAGCAAATTTTCTATATTCACGGGGGTGACGCGTTTACAAACTACGATGATTTTCTGCAGTTCTTGCGTGATATACCAGTGCGCGACCTGCCGGGAGTAGAATCAAAGCCGTTTTGGAGCAAGACAATCTGGGAGGAATTGACCGCTGAGGGCTATGAGGTGTTTGCGCCAAGTATGCCAAATAAGCTCAACGCCAAGTATGAAGAGTGGAAGATCTGGTTCGAGCGACACTTTGAATATCTGCGCGATGATGTGATCTTGGTGGGGTGGTCGCTCGGTGGGTACTTTTTCGCCAAGTACCTGGCTGAGAATGAAACACCGTTTAGGATCAAGGCGCTATTTCTATTAGCACCCTTGTTTGAGAACGAAGCGGCTGAAGGTGATGGTGATGATGGGGGAGATTTTGCCTTCGATACTAGCTTGGCCGGGAACTTGTCTAAACAAGCGCCTAAAATATACCTCTTTCACTCTAAAGACGATCCGATTGTGCCATATCGACACTCGGAAAAGTTTGCGGCGGCGCTCCCAGACGCTGAATTTATTACGTTTGAAGACAAAAACCACTTTTTGATTGAGGAGTTTCCGGAACTTTTGGTGAAGATTAAGGAATTGGGCTAG
- a CDS encoding RNA polymerase sigma factor, producing the protein MAGKKPTDNVKDQEARFLKAFDEYHDALFRHAYMRVSNREKAIDLVHDTYTKVWSYIRDGYEIESFRPFLYKVLNNKIVDEYRRKKEASLDAMLEKEGVDEGTFDELTESSVEVLAATIDGRKAFELLEELPDQYKEVIIYRFVDQLGPKEISELIEETENVISVRLHRGLKLLRQMIEAGDEYAEERRKAAAKRNQTK; encoded by the coding sequence ATGGCAGGGAAGAAACCGACTGACAACGTAAAAGACCAGGAAGCACGTTTTTTGAAAGCTTTCGATGAGTATCATGACGCACTCTTTCGCCATGCGTATATGCGAGTGAGTAATCGTGAGAAAGCGATCGATCTCGTTCACGATACGTACACCAAGGTCTGGTCGTACATTCGCGACGGTTATGAGATCGAATCATTTCGGCCGTTTTTATACAAAGTGCTCAACAACAAGATCGTTGATGAGTACCGCCGGAAGAAAGAAGCTTCTCTTGATGCGATGCTTGAGAAGGAAGGAGTAGATGAGGGCACGTTTGACGAACTGACAGAAAGTTCGGTAGAGGTACTCGCGGCTACCATCGACGGGCGCAAGGCCTTTGAACTCCTTGAAGAACTACCTGATCAGTATAAAGAAGTGATCATATATCGCTTCGTCGATCAGCTAGGGCCAAAGGAGATCAGTGAGTTGATCGAAGAAACGGAAAACGTGATCTCGGTTCGACTCCATCGAGGACTGAAGTTGCTCCGACAAATGATCGAAGCGGGCGATGAATACGCCGAAGAACGTCGCAAAGCTGCGGCAAAACGAAACCAAACCAAATGA
- a CDS encoding ATP-grasp domain-containing protein codes for MEYIGTADEAYVVFDAGPARGLETVFDMYPGLSNVTGLQYYPLRTHVLSRPVDYNRLSPLVRAIYHDLIAHFAATGTPVAGADHIVWSDEVGAVFAQHPGLDLCPFQFTPKMRVIRDDPRWLEVVSLYEHKGRLADLWQGQGFTPPSVAVYGQSRKEAALDASAVWEYLGKRPGRLKLAYGASGDQQPKFRALSQLKKLLKDLAWQDVDFVIQRDVGQVEISVNYYIDGAGKLYCLFTTLQQIEDSKHVGNIEDYTYEHAARAITDVMARDALDRGMKGFFGFDLMVDRRTGRVWVIECNARVTAPVYGWILARKHGVARFGVATVKGVQGNTIVDALHPSLWYSKTQGKGIIVFNPGPIPLGEYQGAALAPTQEGVIKLLADAKQTATAPIARVSFA; via the coding sequence ATGGAATACATCGGTACGGCTGATGAGGCCTATGTGGTTTTCGATGCTGGTCCGGCTCGTGGTCTAGAAACAGTGTTCGATATGTATCCTGGTCTCAGCAATGTGACCGGGCTGCAGTACTATCCGCTTCGCACGCACGTGCTGTCGCGGCCGGTTGACTACAATCGTCTTAGTCCGCTGGTGCGTGCGATCTACCATGATCTCATTGCACACTTTGCGGCAACTGGTACGCCAGTTGCTGGAGCAGATCATATTGTCTGGAGCGACGAGGTCGGGGCGGTGTTTGCACAACATCCAGGACTCGATCTTTGTCCGTTCCAGTTCACTCCGAAGATGCGAGTCATTCGGGATGATCCTCGGTGGTTGGAAGTAGTATCGCTGTACGAGCATAAGGGCCGCTTGGCTGACTTATGGCAAGGACAGGGATTTACACCACCATCGGTAGCGGTCTACGGTCAGTCTCGCAAAGAGGCTGCGCTAGACGCGTCTGCTGTCTGGGAATACCTAGGAAAACGTCCTGGTCGGCTCAAGCTGGCCTACGGTGCTTCCGGCGACCAACAGCCAAAGTTTAGGGCTTTGTCGCAGCTGAAGAAGCTACTCAAGGATCTGGCTTGGCAAGATGTCGACTTTGTCATCCAACGCGATGTTGGGCAAGTAGAGATCAGTGTGAACTATTACATTGATGGAGCAGGCAAGCTCTACTGCTTGTTTACCACCCTGCAGCAGATCGAAGACTCGAAGCATGTCGGTAACATCGAAGACTACACCTACGAGCACGCCGCTCGCGCGATCACCGACGTGATGGCACGAGACGCACTTGATCGCGGGATGAAAGGCTTCTTCGGCTTTGACTTGATGGTCGATCGCAGGACTGGTCGGGTTTGGGTCATCGAGTGCAATGCTCGCGTGACTGCTCCGGTCTACGGCTGGATCTTGGCTCGGAAGCACGGTGTAGCACGCTTTGGTGTCGCAACGGTCAAGGGTGTCCAAGGGAACACTATCGTTGACGCCCTTCATCCAAGCCTCTGGTATTCCAAGACGCAAGGGAAGGGGATAATCGTCTTCAACCCTGGCCCGATTCCGCTTGGTGAATACCAAGGGGCCGCCTTAGCTCCAACGCAGGAAGGAGTCATTAAGCTGCTCGCTGACGCAAAACAGACTGCGACTGCTCCGATTGCACGGGTGTCGTTTGCCTAA
- a CDS encoding gamma-glutamyl-gamma-aminobutyrate hydrolase family protein (Members of this family of hydrolases with an active site Cys residue belong to MEROPS family C26.), with translation MRAKILTIQFRVNPASVAQEQASIQREAGVYAEIDFISALDESINWNDPATLMIPYQGLILGGSGEFDFDGNRAADDPARTTSYDFLERLRPLFAFLFEHDLPTLGICYGHQLLGAFAGAQVKYDETQKKSCSHEIKLMINKHDYFLFSDLPDSFQAHYGHKDALDRVPEGAVLLMNGGDECKVSALKYKNNIYTTQFHPELTFEDMAERIKNSPGYLPEGVLAEEVFKDDPNSNKILQNFGKFVALQVEGPVTEPVAS, from the coding sequence ATGAGAGCAAAGATACTAACGATCCAGTTTCGGGTTAATCCCGCATCGGTTGCCCAAGAGCAAGCGTCTATTCAGCGTGAAGCTGGAGTGTATGCTGAGATCGACTTTATAAGTGCACTTGATGAGTCAATCAACTGGAATGATCCAGCGACACTGATGATCCCATATCAAGGCCTTATTTTAGGCGGTTCTGGAGAATTCGATTTTGATGGCAATCGCGCTGCTGATGACCCGGCTCGGACCACTTCATATGATTTTCTTGAACGTTTGCGACCGCTGTTTGCCTTTCTTTTTGAACATGATCTGCCGACTTTAGGTATTTGCTACGGGCATCAGTTGCTTGGTGCATTTGCTGGTGCGCAAGTGAAGTACGATGAGACACAGAAGAAAAGCTGCTCGCATGAGATCAAATTGATGATCAATAAGCACGACTATTTCTTGTTCTCGGACTTGCCAGATTCATTCCAGGCACACTACGGCCACAAGGATGCGCTGGATCGTGTGCCGGAAGGAGCGGTGCTCTTAATGAATGGTGGCGATGAGTGTAAGGTTTCAGCCCTGAAGTATAAGAATAATATCTACACCACGCAGTTTCATCCAGAACTTACGTTTGAGGACATGGCAGAACGGATCAAGAATTCACCGGGCTACTTGCCGGAAGGGGTGTTGGCGGAAGAGGTATTCAAGGATGATCCAAATTCAAATAAGATCTTGCAGAACTTCGGTAAGTTTGTGGCTCTGCAAGTAGAAGGACCAGTAACGGAGCCAGTGGCTTCATAA
- a CDS encoding mechanosensitive ion channel family protein, with product MFDQLSATAITSFLPEMMYDLPYFGETDIRLFVASGLTFVTLTVLFWVIRQVVLVRAKHLAQKTTGSFDDTIVRAVEGIRAWVYTLVALYAALQYFTLPEMLDKVFMGVFIFALVWQAIEAAMVFLEYFVSTFLEKDEDGDGVVDPNAATASHMVTLIARIVLWALGILFVLSNLGIEVTSLLAGLGIGGIAVAFALQGVLSDLFASFSLYFDKPFRIGDFIVIGTDKGTVEKIGIKSTRIRTLQGEELVVSNAELTTARVQNFKKMQERRISTQFGITYETPQERVKEVPGIVQRIFEAQPKARLDRVHFASFGDSALIFELVYYVESSDYTEFMDIQQAFNFDLMERFAELGIDFAYPTQTIYTKAVG from the coding sequence ATGTTTGATCAACTTTCGGCTACCGCCATTACATCCTTTTTGCCAGAAATGATGTATGACCTCCCGTACTTTGGGGAGACTGATATTCGTTTATTTGTAGCGTCAGGGCTGACTTTTGTAACACTAACGGTACTGTTTTGGGTGATCAGGCAGGTGGTGTTGGTGCGAGCGAAGCATTTAGCGCAAAAGACAACGGGTTCGTTTGACGACACGATCGTGCGCGCAGTAGAGGGTATTCGGGCATGGGTGTACACGCTAGTAGCGCTCTACGCCGCTTTGCAGTACTTCACGTTGCCAGAAATGCTCGACAAGGTCTTCATGGGCGTGTTCATTTTTGCGCTTGTTTGGCAGGCAATCGAAGCTGCCATGGTGTTTCTTGAGTACTTTGTTTCCACGTTTCTTGAAAAAGATGAAGATGGTGATGGAGTGGTAGATCCAAACGCAGCCACAGCTTCGCATATGGTAACGCTCATTGCTCGCATCGTGCTTTGGGCACTTGGCATCTTGTTTGTGCTCTCAAACCTCGGAATCGAAGTGACATCCCTTCTCGCTGGACTTGGGATCGGTGGCATCGCGGTGGCGTTTGCGCTCCAGGGCGTACTGAGTGACCTGTTTGCATCGTTCTCGCTCTATTTCGATAAGCCATTCCGGATCGGCGACTTTATTGTGATCGGTACTGACAAGGGAACGGTAGAAAAGATCGGTATTAAAAGTACTCGTATTCGCACCTTACAAGGTGAAGAGTTAGTGGTTTCAAATGCGGAGCTGACGACTGCTCGGGTACAGAATTTCAAGAAGATGCAAGAGCGACGCATTTCAACGCAGTTTGGGATCACCTATGAAACACCGCAGGAACGCGTGAAGGAAGTACCGGGGATTGTGCAGCGTATCTTCGAGGCACAGCCGAAGGCGCGACTGGATCGGGTACATTTTGCGAGCTTCGGCGACTCAGCGCTGATCTTTGAGCTGGTGTATTACGTAGAATCGTCTGACTACACTGAATTCATGGATATTCAGCAGGCGTTTAATTTTGACTTGATGGAGCGTTTTGCGGAACTTGGTATCGACTTTGCGTATCCAACACAGACGATCTACACCAAGGCGGTTGGGTAG
- a CDS encoding trypsin-like peptidase domain-containing protein yields MHFLTDVLVTILAGYMTITNALAVAVESWFVTPEETVIVSTPAEVPTGLASLPSRIGQLIPDILLQSADYQQAALGAAASLSGATTREPLEAIVNIFCTFTTDTYIRTTTGTGFFIDPDGVIMTNAHVAQFLLMEQTEETGTTDCVIRNGNPAAPRYTAELLYLPPAWVQENASVVNDNVPMGTGERDYALLYVNDTIDNSPLPARFPALDFDSNLLSLAMREQPVLAAGYPAHDLIERGASVDLIPKRATTTISELYTFGSNYADVIAIRGSEVGAEGASGGPVLNADGAVIGIIVTRGNDKADGAGSLRAITLSHIERTIQQETGFSLAQNLGGNLSYRAEIFAETLSPFLLTLLQQAAR; encoded by the coding sequence ATGCACTTTCTCACCGATGTACTCGTAACCATCCTGGCTGGCTACATGACCATTACGAACGCTCTCGCTGTTGCGGTCGAGTCATGGTTTGTCACCCCAGAAGAGACCGTGATCGTATCAACTCCAGCCGAAGTGCCCACTGGGCTTGCCTCTCTTCCAAGCCGGATCGGACAGCTGATCCCTGATATCTTGCTCCAAAGCGCTGACTATCAGCAAGCTGCCCTTGGTGCGGCAGCCAGCCTTTCTGGTGCCACGACCCGCGAGCCACTTGAAGCAATCGTAAATATATTTTGTACCTTCACGACCGACACATACATTCGCACTACTACGGGAACAGGTTTTTTCATTGATCCAGACGGTGTCATTATGACCAATGCTCATGTTGCTCAATTCTTGTTGATGGAACAAACAGAAGAAACAGGTACCACTGATTGTGTGATCCGCAACGGCAATCCAGCCGCCCCACGCTACACCGCAGAACTACTCTATCTACCACCAGCCTGGGTGCAAGAAAATGCCTCTGTCGTGAATGACAACGTGCCGATGGGAACTGGCGAGCGAGATTACGCGCTACTCTACGTGAACGACACTATTGATAATAGCCCGCTGCCAGCACGCTTCCCTGCACTCGATTTCGACAGCAACCTGCTTTCTCTCGCCATGCGTGAGCAACCCGTGCTGGCAGCGGGCTACCCTGCCCACGACCTGATCGAACGTGGTGCGAGTGTCGATCTTATTCCGAAGCGCGCCACCACCACTATTTCTGAACTCTATACGTTTGGCTCTAACTACGCTGATGTGATCGCTATCCGTGGTAGCGAGGTCGGCGCAGAAGGCGCATCTGGCGGCCCAGTGCTCAATGCAGACGGCGCGGTGATCGGTATCATCGTAACTCGTGGCAACGATAAAGCTGATGGGGCTGGCAGCTTACGAGCTATCACGCTCTCACATATTGAACGCACCATTCAGCAAGAAACCGGCTTTAGTCTAGCGCAGAACCTCGGCGGCAACCTCAGCTACCGCGCAGAGATCTTTGCTGAAACCTTGTCGCCATTTCTACTGACTTTGTTGCAGCAGGCAGCAAGGTAA
- a CDS encoding DUF4105 domain-containing protein, whose amino-acid sequence MIWKRMGKWLFYVLAAWLVVYVILVIVFRPSHDRDWELGHEQLPHIIYSATSSLVTIENYRNFEWTDVMAAAVRYETRTFDLDQITGVDVFISHFDDFEGLAHIFLSFGFADSEPVVVSLETRREFDESFSPLLGILRQFEIIYVVGSEADIAGVRTGHRGERVYLYPTKATPEQARDLFNELAADIDDVYVQPRMYNTLTHNCTNELTRPVERISEVDFPITWKTVLPGYFDEILYEMELIDTSASFVDVKRHSLLNNDELDESSPTYSADMRLQITGVNKDQ is encoded by the coding sequence ATGATATGGAAGCGAATGGGGAAGTGGCTTTTCTATGTCTTGGCCGCGTGGTTGGTAGTGTATGTGATTTTGGTGATCGTCTTTCGACCATCGCATGATCGTGATTGGGAGCTCGGGCATGAGCAGCTGCCGCATATCATCTACAGTGCGACTAGCTCGCTCGTGACCATTGAAAACTACCGCAATTTTGAATGGACTGATGTCATGGCGGCTGCGGTGCGGTACGAAACGCGTACGTTTGACCTAGATCAGATCACTGGCGTTGATGTGTTCATCTCGCACTTTGATGATTTTGAAGGGTTGGCGCACATTTTCTTGAGTTTTGGATTTGCTGATAGCGAGCCGGTGGTGGTCTCGCTTGAGACACGCCGGGAGTTTGATGAGTCATTCTCGCCGCTTCTGGGTATTTTGCGACAGTTTGAGATCATCTACGTGGTTGGCTCGGAAGCAGACATTGCTGGTGTGCGTACAGGCCACCGTGGTGAGCGGGTGTATTTGTATCCGACCAAGGCGACCCCAGAGCAGGCGCGTGATCTGTTCAATGAACTGGCGGCAGACATAGACGATGTGTATGTGCAGCCGCGTATGTACAACACGCTCACACATAACTGTACCAATGAACTCACTCGACCAGTGGAACGGATCTCAGAGGTTGATTTTCCGATCACGTGGAAGACGGTGTTACCTGGGTACTTTGATGAGATATTGTACGAAATGGAGCTGATCGATACATCAGCCTCATTTGTGGATGTGAAGCGACACAGCTTGCTCAATAATGACGAGTTGGATGAAAGTTCTCCGACCTACAGTGCGGATATGCGCTTGCAGATTACTGGTGTAAACAAAGACCAGTAG